GGATCATCTCCAATAGACCGCCGTCCCCACTCGGCTAAAGCCAGAGCCGAATCATTCGCTGCAAGTGAAGCAAATGCGCTATCCTCCGCACCATCCGGCCAGAACCAAAAGAAATCCTGTAGAAGCCTTTTCTCCGGATCGCTTATCAAAGCAAATGCGGCTTCCAGATCGTCGTCATCTGGCTCGACGGCACTCGAAATCAAGCACTTTGGCTTCCACGCACGATTCAAGCTCTTGCTCATCCCAAACTCTTGGTAGGCACGCTTGATTTCGCGTGAAGTTGCGCTCACCTGAAGTCCCGTGAGACGAAAGGCGTTCGACTGATACACCTTTGCGTTGGCGACTGCGAACAATGGCGTGTAGGGAGACGCCTGAATCTGACCCGTAGGCGCTACGTCATTCGCCCCCTCTGACCTGTCTGGAGGCCGTTCGGGAGATTGAGTAGAAGATGAGGTTGTGAGGGGTTCAGCCGGAGATCCGACGCCGATTGCAGCTTGAATATATGCAACGAGATCAGCGTTAGGTCTATTCGTAGCAAATGCAGCGCAATCGATTCCATCGCGCACCAGACCATCAACGAGAGCTTGAAAGTCTTCGTCTCCGGCAAGATCAGTTAGGAAGAGAACTTTGCAGCCCGTCGCTGCAAAGATGTGATTCGCAGCTTCAAGGCCTGATAGGCCTGGCATGACCGGATCAATGATAAGCAGCGCAGGATCGTTCTTTGCAACTCGAATCGCATCGTCCGAATTGCAGGCGAGTGACACGTCGTATCCGCTGCGCCTTAAAAAAGACGAGAGTTCGTTGGAGACCCGCTGATCGTGATTGGCAATAAGGATTCTACGATTCGTCATCTACATCTGCCTCACATCGAAATACCACGACGCCACAACCTCAGTCTTGCTTCATATTCTCGATTCAGTTCCGGCGATTCGTTGAGCGCCTTTTCCATCAGGCGCACGGCTTCGCTGAGTCTTGCTGGGTCCTGTGCGATTGCTATCGACCGCAAAGCCAGTTGCCGCCCTAAGTGCTCCCTCGCTTGAGGGGTGGTTCCCAGTACTCCCTTTGAGGTATTCCCAGGGCTGCCGGAACCACTCTTAGCTCTGTCGGTTCGCTTTGTGTCAGGTCGCCATGCCTCAAGCGCAGTCAGGAACTCCATGGCCGATCCATAACGCTCCTTCGGATCAACTTTTAAGCCTTTGAGGACGACCTGATCCAACTCAGAATCGCAGAGAGCGTTCCATCGGCTAGGCGGTGGAGGCGGGTTGCTGAATGTGTCGGCAGTTCCATGCGACAGCCCGTCTTCGATTTCATATGGCAAGCGATCAGTGAGCAACAGATAAAGAGTGGTTCCGAGAGCCCAAACGTCCCCACTCAAGGAGTCGCCTTGAATGTCCTGAAGCGCTTCCGGTGCTTTAAAAGAAACGGTACCGCGTGACGTGGCCATGAGCGTCAGTGGATTGACATTCTTCGCTAGTCCGAAGTCTGAAACCCGCGCCCGAATGCCGTTGGTTTCGTGACCGATCAAGATGTTCTGGGGTTTGATGTCTCGGTGGATAATGGGTGGATTGTGTGAGTGTGCAACCGCAATCCCTTTGCATACCTGCCGCATCACTTCAACGACATCCTTTACCGGCATGAACTGCGCTCCGAAAGAACGCCAGTATTGGGAGAGACTGCCCCCGGCGATGTATTCCATTGTGAAGAAGCCAAAGGTGTCCCCCATCAGACTTGCCGTATTGGCGTCATATACCCGAACGATATTGGGATGGTTGATCTTGGACAGCAAGACGGCTTCTCCGAGCATCGCGGAAACCTCGTCCGGCGACCAGCCAGGTGCTTTGAAAAACTTCATCGCCTGCCGTCCGAGAAACCTGTGTTTGACCCGATACACTTCGGCGAATGCTCCCTCACCGAGAAAGGCCTCGACCTCATAG
This is a stretch of genomic DNA from Granulicella sp. WH15. It encodes these proteins:
- a CDS encoding serine/threonine-protein kinase, which encodes MALLADGLCINETYEVEAFLGEGAFAEVYRVKHRFLGRQAMKFFKAPGWSPDEVSAMLGEAVLLSKINHPNIVRVYDANTASLMGDTFGFFTMEYIAGGSLSQYWRSFGAQFMPVKDVVEVMRQVCKGIAVAHSHNPPIIHRDIKPQNILIGHETNGIRARVSDFGLAKNVNPLTLMATSRGTVSFKAPEALQDIQGDSLSGDVWALGTTLYLLLTDRLPYEIEDGLSHGTADTFSNPPPPPSRWNALCDSELDQVVLKGLKVDPKERYGSAMEFLTALEAWRPDTKRTDRAKSGSGSPGNTSKGVLGTTPQAREHLGRQLALRSIAIAQDPARLSEAVRLMEKALNESPELNREYEARLRLWRRGISM